ATTCTGTTTTACAACCTGTGTCTCACTTTCCCATTCATAATCCGGCATCATCAGATTGATGAGCAGACCCCATACAGCGGTACCAACACCAAAGGCCAGGAGAAGCAGATAATAAACAACCCCACCCACCAATCCCGGCTTCATCCCAATCACAAGCATTGTGGCACTGATCAGCGCTCCCGGAACCGTAGCCGTGAGGTTGACCAGAATTTTACTGTTCATAATAGCCTTCATGTCTACAGGCATACTCTGAAGAATCCAAAGGCTTTTTCCCTCCAGCGAGACGGAGGCCATCGTTGTACAACACATGCCTAGAAACGCTGCTGCTGCATAGGGACCTGCCTGTAACATATATTTCGCTGCTGCCGGCTCTTTAAGAAGCTCTGCCAGCTTGTCCGGACCCAGCAGCATCAATGCCCCTGATAAAAGAATGGCCATCATTACACCTGTCACCGTATTTGTAAAGTATACGGTGCATCCCGTCCAGCGCCGAATTTCTTTCCGATACAAGGCGCCAGATATACTCTTTTGCTTTATCCCATGTATGTGGTAGGTTGAGGCCACATAGCTGGCTGAAACAGCCGAATTAATTTTCTTATAACGAAAGGATATCGCCCATACAAACAGCAGATAGCAGCCAATGGATAATCCGGCCAGCAGCAAAAATGCAGGCAAGTTTCCCCTGAGCACTCCTAAGCTGAAAAGCCCGGCAGGCGGATAGTCACGTTTAAGTATACGAATGGTTTCATCCAGCATTTTCTTAATATATGCAGCATCCAAATTTCCATTTTCCATCGATATGCTGCTGAAAGATAGTGAAAACGAGCCCACCAGTATCGCACAGGTAAGCAATAAAAGTAATGCTGCACTCACGATACCAGAGTGTCTAAAGCGGGAAGAAACGGCTGTAACAAGACTCCCTGTCATTACCGATATTGTAGTTGGTATCAGG
The window above is part of the Novisyntrophococcus fermenticellae genome. Proteins encoded here:
- a CDS encoding putative ABC transporter permease subunit; translated protein: MKNKCFLLVINRLAAQTGINEIRYGKDSKKRNNKILLLVTMLVLLPIMAFYMGAAAYGMCYLGLAELVPILSFFISSVVTLVFTVFKAPGELFGYRDYDFLMSIPVKTSTVIASRFMNLYLWNTFLSILVMLPMGSVYAVWERPDAQSYLIWIVGMLIVSLIPTTISVMTGSLVTAVSSRFRHSGIVSAALLLLLTCAILVGSFSLSFSSISMENGNLDAAYIKKMLDETIRILKRDYPPAGLFSLGVLRGNLPAFLLLAGLSIGCYLLFVWAISFRYKKINSAVSASYVASTYHIHGIKQKSISGALYRKEIRRWTGCTVYFTNTVTGVMMAILLSGALMLLGPDKLAELLKEPAAAKYMLQAGPYAAAAFLGMCCTTMASVSLEGKSLWILQSMPVDMKAIMNSKILVNLTATVPGALISATMLVIGMKPGLVGGVVYYLLLLAFGVGTAVWGLLINLMMPDYEWESETQVVKQNFAAFLGMFPFMLLGVLFGAVSVVLPVDYRLTGLCISLLLFVGSYILYIYMLKKYKKMPV